attgtcCTATTTGGGTATGAACTTAGGAAGAACTTAACATGTTCTTGTGTAGAAAATCTGATCGGAAAAGGTGGTTACGCTGAAGTTTACAGAGGGTGTTTGAAAAATGGGAAACTGGTGGCTGTTAAGCGGCTGACGCGAGGAAAACTTGACGAGATGATAGGGGACTTCCTATCAGAAATGGGGATTATGGCCCATGTGAACCATCCTAATACAGCTAAGTTAATTGGCTATGGGATTGATGGAGGAATGCACCTTGTTCTTGAATTGTCTCCCCATGGGAGCTTAGCTTCTAAGCTTTATGGTTAGTTCATCTTTTCTTGGTTCTCCATTGTTGAAGTTTGAAATGGTCCATTGCCATGGAATCCATTACCCTTTCCATTTCTGTAATAAATTTCCATTATCACAGGCTCCAAAGAGACATTGACATGGAAGATTAGGCATAAAATTGCACTAGGAACAGCTGAGGGTTTACTCTATCTTCACGAGGGTTGCCAGAGAAGAATTGTGCATAGAGATATTAAGGCTGCCAACATTTTGCTTACAGAAGACTTTGAGCCTCAGGCATATCCCTCAAACCTATCAAGCATTATATATGCACATGTCATGATCCTAAGATAGTGTTtttaaattcagatttgtgatttTGGGCTTGCAAAATGGCTACCAGAGCATTGGACTCACCACATTGTATCCAAATTCGAGGGCACATTTGGGTGAGTAAAGCTTGGACAGATTTAACACTTCTGCTGTTTTTcctattaaatatttcaatttaatcaaCCTAATTTCTCATATGCCCCAGCTATCTTGCTCCGGAGTATTTAATGCATGGAATAGTGGATGAAAAAACTGATGTTTTTGCCTTTGGTGTACTGTTGCTGGAATTAGTCTCAGGGCGGCGAGCACTGGACTACTCGCAGCAAAGCCTTGTCTTGTGGGTATGATTTCCTGTTGCTTTTTGTTCAGAAGCACTTGCAAAGAATGCCTGTAAGTGGATGACAATAATGAAATTGAATGTTGAACTTTCTAGGCAAAACCTTTGCTTAAGAAGAGTGAGATTAGGGAGCTAGTTGATCCTGGCCTTGCCAATGATTATAATACTAAACAGATGAATCTCATGCTTCTGGCTGCTTCTTTATGCATACACCAGTCTTCATTAAGGAGGCCACGAATGGCGCAGGTATCCGAAATTCCTAGAAAACCAAACTTTCTTGACAACTTCGTTCATAATATATAGTTCTGTGAGTGATGAAAGATTCCACACATTGCAGGTCGTGCAGATTCTGAATGGCAATCTCAGCTCCGTAAAATGCATGAACAAATCCAGAGTGGCATTTTTTAGGAAAGCTGTAGCAGAGTATAAATCACCAAAGAACTAGATCCATCCCAGTTGAGCAAACAGGCTGATTCGGCTGGCTACTTTCTTGGGCACTGGAATCGTCCGAGGCTCCAATTTTCCTTAACCCCATAAGTCCAGATTGTAGGCTGCGCCACTGAAGTTGGCTGCCAGTGTCCCCAAATGCTAGAGGAGAAGAAAGGGATTGAATCACAATGTATTTTAACTTGTGgacatataaaattttaaaacaaagaTTATATGAATGCAAGGGAAATTTAACTAAACGGGTATAGGGATGAACTTaataaaaatgtttttaattttgttatttattgtaGGGATGAACTTAATAAAAAGTTAGGTATTCTCCTTAAAACTTTTGTTTAATTAATGACTAGATAGATCCCTTCCCTTCCCTGCCACGGTTTGGACCAAAACAAGTTAACAACGTAAATTAGGACAAAGAATAAATGGAAGCACAAACAAGTTGAGCGCGTGGGCAATTACGGAGAGTATCAATAAGATTAAGTAGAGCTAAACCCGTAAGCCACGCAACCCCCGACCCAAATACCAAACGCCTAATTGTTACCTGCTGCAACACAACTTCTCTCATTACTCAATTGTTATCCTTATcggcagaaaaaaaaaaaagttgtataaatatatttaatttaaagaattaaaaaaaatgttgaataaataattgatcgtataaacaaaaatatttaatttggcTACTTAGGGAGAAGATCTAGGTACTATTTTACTCTATGATCAATTTATGTCAACGAATGCATATACTCATAATTTATTTCCAAgcgataaatttaaaaataactgaaaagataaaaaataaaaattaagaaaatgtattaaaaaaaagagTGGATAAGACAATTAGCAGAGAAATGTGCATTGGtggtaataaaaagaaaatagagttattagcaatttaatttgtattaaaataagCTCTTAAATAAGAATTGGTAAGGTAGCAGTTGActttaaaagatttaaagaatttaTCAGTTGATAAACAAGACCAAACACTCTGTAAACGGTAGCCATGGGAATTACAGTATGGAAGTAATAACTCACCCTTGTTTGTGGCTTTGGCATCACGATAAGAGATATTCCATGTGCTCTGGACCTCTAGTCTCGTGATGTGTCCCACAATTATGAGAATTAATTATATCCACAATTAGCCCACCATTTTCCTTAATCTCCggcatttaaaaataaataaaacaattatCAAAATCAAGCATcacttcaaaaataaaaaaggaaaacagTAATCAGTAAATATGCACTTACAGGCACAGCCAAGCCAAGCCAAGGGAACGCAAGGTGGGCGAGAGAAAGCGATGGAAAACGAGAGGGAAAGAGAAAGCCAGTACAGCGAGAAGCAGATGTTGTATAGATATTCcgagaaatagaaacaaaaaATAGAATTACAACACGACCTCCTCGCTTTTTTACTAGGCTCTTTCAAGTCAAACTTTACGAACTCTGATATTTTCCTGATTTTTTCCCCCTCTTTGTGGTTTGGTAGTGATCCCGGAATCGGATGATATACCCGATCGTCGGTGGCGATCGGCGATGCTCGTCGGCGGCTGTGCCGGTGGAGGAGGATGGCGGTGGCGGAGTAGCTCAGGAGTCCTTTAGTGAGTCGGTGATAGTTGAGACAAGTTCAGGAGGTGGAGGATGAAGAAAGGAAAGAGTAAAAACAATGGCTTGTTGCCAAATTCCTTGAGGATCATCTCTTCTTGCCTCAAAACTGTTTCCACTAATGCTAGCACCGTTGCTTCAACGGTTAGGTCTGCTGGCGCCTCCGTTGCTGCTTCGATTTCAACTTCTACTGAGGATCACAAAGATCAGGTTTTCTTGTTTTCATgtcaagttcaaatttttagCAGATATTACTCTAATTTTTTGACTAATTgataaatgaaaaacttgataCTTCAGTTTAAATGACTTCCATGGTTTTTAGTTGCCATATGTGTCCGTTCCGCTTCTCTGGTTGCATGTGCAATGTGTTCAGTAATACGAGAAAATTGTTCACAAATTCCTGCACCTGAATTGAAATTACTAGCATATTACCATATGCCTTGAAAGAGGTGGGGGAGAGGGGATTTAAATATAAACTTTCTGCTATTTACCTACTTTGTAATTGGAAAACATCCTAGGTCTTCCTCCCAGTAGATTGCTTGTTTGTTGGCTACTTGTGGAGCTTTTTTTTCAACTATCCAGTCCCCTTTGTAATACGAAATTCTCCTGCCAGTAAAGGCCTTTTCAATTTTTGGTCTGCCTCTCCTATTCTTGTTTCTGCTTCTGTTCAAGTGCATCCACCTCTCCGTATCAGACATACCCAACCCAGTTTCCACTCTCCTCAGTTTGCCACTTCTAATTTGGCCTTGTCAAGTGTTCCACTCCAGTACTCTCAGCGTGCCACTCTAGTTTCTAGCATTTGGAACATGTCACCTTCacttattttgttaatttcttTGGTTGTGGAGGTCCATATTAGGCTTCTTTCAGGCTTAGCTGATTAAATGCACTGAAAAACACATGTTATTGCCTATTACCTAAAGAGATAAATTGAATAGAATTAGAATATGAACATCTTGTTCTTGTAATTAAATTTCAGGTGTTGTTCTTTCCAGAGTTTGTTAAAGTTTATTGGGACATGTTCGATCTAGTAAATGGCTTTGTGACTTAAAACATTACACTGAATCAATTAGGATTTTGAAATTTGAGTGAAGGCATGGCATTTTTCAGCTTTTTAATCTGTAGATTGTGAAAGGTAAGAGAACTTCGTAAGCTATATTCTTATACTTGTTTCTCTGGAATTATTTATCTGTCAAAATTGCTTTTGAAAATGTCACctggatttattattattattattattattatattcttcttcatcatcgtTATCATAATCTAAATTTACTTATAGCTTTTGGTTTCTAAACAATATTCCAATGATGTGATCTTAATGCACAGTCCCATTACTTATCATGCAAAATTTCTGTTCAACTCTTTGTTTCTGCAAGATAGGGTGTTGGCTTCCTAATATCTTGTCCTGCCTAATCTCGCacacttttttgtttttttaaaaccAGTTTACTTGGAGCTTCGTTTTGAATTTTTTGCTGGTGAGCAGGTAACCTGGGCTGGCTTTGACAGGTTGGAGTTAGGTCCATCTGTCTTCAAGCATGTACTCTTACTTGGTTATCAGAATGGCTTTCAAGTCCTTGATGTGGAAGATGCTTCTAATTTTACTGAACTGGTTTCCAAGCGTGATGGTCCAGTTTCATTTTTACAGATGCAACCTTTCCCTACGAAGTCTGATGGCCATGAAGGATTCAGATCATCGCATCCTCTGCTACTGGTTGTTGCGGTGGATGATTCTAACAATTTGAATGTGGGTCAAAATCATGGTCATCTAGGTGGGCTAGGGAGAGAGAATAATACTGAGTCTCAATCTGGAAACTATATTAATACTCCAACATCTGTTCGGTTTTACTCCCTTCGGTCTCACTgttatgtgcatgttttgagattTCGCTCAGCTGTGCATATGGTTCGGTGCAGCCCTCGGATTGTTGCTGTGGGCCTTGCAACTCAAGTATGTGCTTCCATTTGTAATACTTCTATTTTCATGTTAAAATTTTTAGCTATAATGTTGTTGGATATTTTGGTCTAGTGAAATGAATGAACAATTCAGATTGGCATTGCTAACTCTAGGCTTAGTGGTACTGAATGAACAGTTTGGATTGGCATTACTAACTCTAGGCTGGCATCGACTTCCAGTGGATAATAACTCCCAAATTAAATCCACTAATCCATAATTTTCACCTTTTTtagaacttttttttatttatttctgtcTTCTTATCAAAGTTTCACACTTGATGCGAGTGATTTTAGCCAGCAAGTTGTATTAATTTGGTGGAAAATATTGGTGGTAATTAGAACTTGCCTTACCAAGCAATTTTTTCTCTATCAGTGTAATGTAGTATGATTATATGTATCTAATGAAGGTTTTAAGATGAATATTCACTCTCAGTTTCACCATGCTTAACTTGCAGCATTGGTTTTTGTTTGCAGATATATTGCATTGATGCTCTCACCCTTGAGAGTAAATTCAGTGTTCTTACCTATCCTGTTCCCCAGTTGGCTGGACAAGGAACGGTAGGAATCAATATAGGTTATGGTCCGATGGCTGTGGGATCAAGATGGTTAGCTTATGCTTCaaacaatccactggtatcaaaCACCAGTCGCTTAAGTCCACAAAACCTTACTCCATCTCCAGGTGTTAGTCCATCAACATCACCAGGTGGTAGTAGTCTGGTCGCTCGTTATGCAATGGAATCTAGTAAGCAACTGGCTGCTGGAATAATCAACCTTAGTGACATGGGATACAGAACATTGTCTAAATACTATCAGGAGCTGCTTCCTGACGGGTCTAATTCTCCGGTTTCATCAAATTCTGGTTGGAAAGTTGGTAGGCTTGCAGGATCGGATATGGATAATGCAGGGATGGTAAGCTTTCTTTTGAATACATAGcacataataatattatcacATCTGATACAATGAAAGTCTAATCACTGTTCTATAACTGGAGCATGTAACAATATGTTCATTTATTCTTCTAAATTATAGGCCCATATATGCCCATATATGCTACTAATGATTGCAGCCTGTTAGtcatagttttaattatttacacGTTTTTTAGTGTACTGTTACTGTGGCACCCCTTAATTAAAGGATATAAATTTGTACTTGTAATGACCTTTATGCAATGGTAACATTCTGTTACTtcatttcttttgtttttttattttttgttcagATGGGGGCAGTTCTTGCTCATGCGTTGTGTCTGATTTAAGGAGTTTTAAATTACTACATCTCACTCTCTCTCAACTTTCCATCTTTGTAACCCATTACTTCTTGTCTCTTTGGCTAAGATCATTAACAATTTTTCTAGCTTTACAAAGGGtgagttatttatttttgtttttggtCTCTCCTTTTCTATTGGAAAAAGTATATTATATGCGTAAATTTGTAGTATGAAGCATTAATTTGCTTGACCTgtaggttattttttatttttatttttaattttttaatgattttgaaCTAGTTTCAGAATTAATTATAGATTAAACTTTAGTTTTCATTATTGTTTACTAAGTGTGAGGTTAGTTCATTACTATTGACATAgttattttagtttaaattgATTAATTCTAATGATGTCTAAAAAGATGGATTATATGTCTTGCAAATGCTGGCTGACTTATTCACCAACATAACAGTAATAGTGTTAGActggccttttttttttttaactctatTCTTATAATATTCATGGAGAATACAGCTTTAGTGATTCATTGTGGAAAGAAACTCGGATCTTCTTGAAAGGACTTGATATGATGTTTGACAATGTAGTGGACCATGATCAGTTCTTTTACTAACAGATAGGCAGAAGTTTTCGGGCTATGAATTAGATCTGAATGtgttagtttatttattttcttagttAACATGGTTCTTGCAGGTTGTAGTCAAGGATTTTGTATCCCGAGCTGTTATATCACAATTTAAAGCGCATACCAGTCCGATATCTGCACTAAGTTTTGATCCTAGTATGACCTTGCTTGTTACTGCTTCAATTTATGGGAATAACATAAATATCTTCCGAATTATGCCATCCTGCTCTCGTAGTGGATCAGGTGTTAAAGTCTATGATTGGAACTCCTCTCATGTGCATCTTTACAAGCTACACCGGGGAATAACATCAGCTGTTAGTATTGGTTTCTCTCACTTTTACTTGTTTCCTGGTATGTATATTAATGCATATTcattttttgcattttttttatcAGATGATCCAGGATATATGCTTTAGCCACTATAGTCAGTGGATTGCAATTGTTTCATCCAAGGGGACTTGTCATGTCTTCACTCTATCTCCTTTTGGCGGTGATTCTGGGTTTCAGTCTCTTAATTCTATGGATGAGGAGCCCTCCCTGTATCCAGTTTTGTCTCTACCATGGTGGTCCTCCTCATCTTGCATGATTAATCAACATTCTTTCCCACCCCCATCACCTGTCTCACTCTCtgtagtgagcagaataaaataTAGTAGTTTCGGGTGGCTTAATACAGTTGGCAGTGCCACTGGCTCTGCAACAGGAAAGGTTTTTGTTCCATCTGGTGCAGTTGCTGCTATTTTCCATAATTCTATATCTCAGAGCATGAGGGCCAATTCCTTGGAGCATTTGTTAGTTTACACTCCATCAGGTCATGTTGTTCAGCATGAGCTCCTTCCATCTGTTAGACCAGAGCCTGGTGAAAGTGGCTCAAGAACCCACCCAGCTTCACTTGTACATATACAAGATGATGACTTAAAAGTTAGAGTTGAACCAGTTCAATGGTGGGATGTATGTAGAAGATCAGATTGGTCAGAAAGAGAGGAATGCATTTTTGGGAGTACTGGTGGACAGGATGTTGCTGAAATTATTCAAAAGACACCAGTTTCTCTGGATAACCTTAACATGGAATTTCTGGACATTAGTGATGATGTCAGTGAAAAGAAATCAACAAAAAGTTGTTCTGTAAAACCTCATGAGAGATCCCACTGGTACCTTTCTAA
The Manihot esculenta cultivar AM560-2 chromosome 1, M.esculenta_v8, whole genome shotgun sequence genome window above contains:
- the LOC110618599 gene encoding receptor-like cytosolic serine/threonine-protein kinase RBK2, which translates into the protein MEKKEGTSSPVGVLEDYFRSEESESCSSKEPTSDLEARRSSKPTSRWRGLFQLVRSRSKKPLATLHPLSVLKLSLRRCSSMREIVPNLFPNSDSYNLKSPRTSFTLYELQAATGNFSQENLIGKGGYAEVYRGCLKNGKLVAVKRLTRGKLDEMIGDFLSEMGIMAHVNHPNTAKLIGYGIDGGMHLVLELSPHGSLASKLYGSKETLTWKIRHKIALGTAEGLLYLHEGCQRRIVHRDIKAANILLTEDFEPQICDFGLAKWLPEHWTHHIVSKFEGTFGYLAPEYLMHGIVDEKTDVFAFGVLLLELVSGRRALDYSQQSLVLWAKPLLKKSEIRELVDPGLANDYNTKQMNLMLLAASLCIHQSSLRRPRMAQVVQILNGNLSSVKCMNKSRVAFFRKAVAEYKSPKN
- the LOC110611989 gene encoding autophagy-related protein 18g — its product is MKKGKSKNNGLLPNSLRIISSCLKTVSTNASTVASTVRSAGASVAASISTSTEDHKDQVTWAGFDRLELGPSVFKHVLLLGYQNGFQVLDVEDASNFTELVSKRDGPVSFLQMQPFPTKSDGHEGFRSSHPLLLVVAVDDSNNLNVGQNHGHLGGLGRENNTESQSGNYINTPTSVRFYSLRSHCYVHVLRFRSAVHMVRCSPRIVAVGLATQIYCIDALTLESKFSVLTYPVPQLAGQGTVGINIGYGPMAVGSRWLAYASNNPLVSNTSRLSPQNLTPSPGVSPSTSPGGSSLVARYAMESSKQLAAGIINLSDMGYRTLSKYYQELLPDGSNSPVSSNSGWKVGRLAGSDMDNAGMVVVKDFVSRAVISQFKAHTSPISALSFDPSMTLLVTASIYGNNINIFRIMPSCSRSGSGVKVYDWNSSHVHLYKLHRGITSAMIQDICFSHYSQWIAIVSSKGTCHVFTLSPFGGDSGFQSLNSMDEEPSLYPVLSLPWWSSSSCMINQHSFPPPSPVSLSVVSRIKYSSFGWLNTVGSATGSATGKVFVPSGAVAAIFHNSISQSMRANSLEHLLVYTPSGHVVQHELLPSVRPEPGESGSRTHPASLVHIQDDDLKVRVEPVQWWDVCRRSDWSEREECIFGSTGGQDVAEIIQKTPVSLDNLNMEFLDISDDVSEKKSTKSCSVKPHERSHWYLSNAEVHISSLSLPIWQKSKICFYVMDSPRVNSYGDGEFEIEKIPIHEVELKQKELLPVFDHFHSIKSGWNDRGLAVARYNHSPSSEPHQVEGKVMQETVICHSKPASLSSTESSECGSSRRIEHLLDLDQINYEKPYIATCQNLNDYYQEKKGGTIIRSGELNKNSLTIVSLPPEHPKNIDAHGINCIGNSLSLSENYLPPAGGIFIGTSPTLETNGNGDLSALNAGDYDAHILVEGSTIPTGKPLDFGLSFQEGHCKTLNLDECDRSTEGVTDDVDSSGGHCEKEKPEEDGENDEFLGGMFTFFEEG